From the Sphingomonas phyllosphaerae 5.2 genome, one window contains:
- a CDS encoding IclR family transcriptional regulator: MTSTPRYQAPALKKGLEILELLATAERALTMSDISGALGRSVGEIFRMLQVLEEHRYIARDDDGYRLTNRLFALGMGRPPVRDLTVTAVPIMHGLAHATGQSCHLAVASGAEMVVIAGVEAPGLSGFAVRVGYRRPLHRSASGRILLAFQSPGVRDALLSEIRAAGGDPEAETLLPRLDALAVAGDSVTPSPVLDGITDLSAPILEHDAARAALTVPFVAGRTARASLEETRALLRDAVRAISGQLQPTLD; encoded by the coding sequence ATGACCAGCACGCCGCGTTACCAGGCTCCCGCGCTCAAGAAGGGGCTGGAGATACTCGAACTGCTCGCCACCGCCGAACGCGCGTTGACGATGTCCGACATCTCCGGCGCGCTCGGGCGCTCGGTGGGCGAGATCTTCCGCATGCTTCAGGTCCTCGAGGAGCATCGTTACATCGCGCGTGACGACGATGGCTATCGGCTGACCAACCGGTTGTTCGCGCTCGGTATGGGACGACCGCCGGTGCGTGACCTCACCGTCACCGCCGTGCCGATCATGCACGGTCTGGCGCATGCCACCGGCCAAAGCTGCCATCTCGCGGTCGCATCCGGAGCGGAGATGGTGGTGATCGCCGGCGTCGAGGCACCCGGTCTGTCGGGTTTCGCGGTGCGCGTCGGTTATCGCCGCCCGCTGCATCGTTCGGCCTCCGGCCGTATCCTGCTCGCTTTCCAAAGCCCGGGGGTGCGCGATGCCCTGCTCAGCGAGATCCGCGCTGCCGGCGGCGATCCCGAGGCCGAGACCCTGCTGCCGCGTCTGGACGCGCTTGCCGTCGCCGGCGACAGCGTCACCCCCAGCCCGGTGCTCGACGGCATCACCGATCTGTCGGCGCCGATCCTTGAACATGATGCGGCACGCGCCGCGTTGACGGTGCCATTCGTCGCGGGGCGCACCGCACGTGCGTCGCTGGAGGAAACCCGTGCGCTGCTACGCGACGCCGTGCGCGCGATCAGCGGACAGCTTCAGCCGACGCTCGACTGA
- a CDS encoding UxaA family hydrolase: protein MQQQQLILLHPDDNVLICVAPIAAGDILTVSGGTIPAREGVTVGHKIARVPMAPGEKVIKYGAPIGSMTDAAVAGQWVHMHNMKSDYIASHTRSTVTEQRA from the coding sequence GTGCAGCAGCAACAGCTGATCCTGCTGCATCCCGACGACAACGTCCTGATCTGCGTCGCGCCGATCGCGGCGGGGGACATCCTGACCGTGTCCGGTGGGACGATCCCGGCGCGCGAGGGCGTGACCGTCGGGCACAAGATCGCGCGCGTGCCGATGGCGCCGGGCGAGAAGGTCATAAAGTATGGCGCACCGATCGGGTCGATGACCGATGCGGCGGTCGCGGGGCAATGGGTCCATATGCACAACATGAAGAGCGACTATATCGCAAGCCATACGCGCAGCACCGTGACGGAGCAGCGCGCATGA
- a CDS encoding glycoside hydrolase family 2 TIM barrel-domain containing protein: MHHVGHRRTVAFAAALLAGVSTQAAAQDQRPLPPTPLKPQIDPARPDWENPAINYIGRMPAHATGFPFETRAKALAGHRTQSARFMSLNGQWQFSFSPDADTLPTGFERPDYDASQWKTIKVPADWQTEGYDQARYNNITYPFPANRPLIPHATNPVGSYRRTIDLPAGWSGQDVVLHVGAAGSAYKVWVNGEQVGYSEDSKLPSEFDVTRFVKPGANTVAIQIFRWSDGSYLEDQDFWRVSGIEREVYMMAAPKTRVRDFFVHAGLDAAYRDGKLGVDVTVASGAAVNARYVLMDGARIVAQGRTAVAASQSERKVTLAATVPGVKPWSAETPNLYMLLVELYDARGAIIQSTYQRIGFRTVEMKNGLVSVNGKPITIRGVNRHEHDPETFHVVSHESMERDIVLMKRNNINALRTSHYPNDPYLYELADRYGLYVMDEANIESHAYMEMGNNFPDHRSVYQLGFDPAWKSAHVDRVLNMVERDKNHPSVIFWSLGNEAGIGPNFAAAGTAAKERDPGRLISYLGWGTYEGVQQHRTNWFADIYAPMYDPVTKMIDYATNWNYKQPMIQCEYAHMMGNSGGNMKEYWDTIYAHPDKLQGGFAWDWVDQAMYRYTKDGRRYWGDGGEYGPNPGGEIEFGDGMLQADRTPNPQLYEVRKVYAPVQFTGYDAGTGQLTIANHHDFLGADAYDYSWELLENGVPVARGAMPAPTVAAHRTAQVALTPSGFTRRADAEYYLTVSYRAKANVTPGVAAGTLVGWEQFALGTAPAPVALADAGAVKLDNRGGTIRLGAGDTELVIDRRTGLVERYAKGGRLLLSGGAPNFTRALTDNDLGVGTEKRDLPWRRASAERVVEGIDTQKLPGGGAAVTVRWLTGGNVARFTAQYRMAGDGSVAVTGDFQPLDTTLGDPLRIGMSYVTPRDYRTVQWYGRGPHESYSDRKTSAPIGLWRGDIARQDHDYIRPQETGNKVDVRWMELVRGTDGGLRVAGEQPLSMNALAFPYAELDRRTPGTRKSTDIVPGANGSLLIDAVQSGVGGDTQWSDWGRPLPAYRINVAPLRYGFTLSPVGDDAHGAGAKPATATGEE, translated from the coding sequence GTGCATCACGTCGGCCATCGTCGGACCGTTGCTTTCGCCGCAGCGCTGCTCGCAGGCGTCTCGACGCAGGCCGCCGCGCAGGATCAGCGCCCGCTGCCCCCGACCCCGCTCAAGCCGCAGATCGATCCTGCCCGCCCGGACTGGGAAAATCCGGCGATCAATTACATCGGGCGGATGCCCGCGCACGCCACCGGCTTCCCGTTCGAGACCCGCGCGAAGGCGCTGGCCGGGCACCGGACGCAGTCCGCGCGCTTCATGTCGCTGAACGGGCAGTGGCAGTTCAGCTTCTCGCCCGACGCCGACACGCTGCCGACGGGATTCGAGCGCCCCGATTACGACGCATCGCAGTGGAAGACGATCAAGGTCCCGGCCGACTGGCAGACCGAGGGCTACGACCAGGCGCGCTACAACAACATCACTTACCCGTTTCCTGCCAATCGCCCGCTGATCCCGCACGCGACCAATCCGGTCGGATCGTACCGGCGCACGATCGACCTGCCGGCGGGATGGAGCGGACAGGATGTCGTGCTCCACGTCGGCGCGGCCGGCTCCGCCTACAAGGTCTGGGTCAACGGTGAGCAGGTCGGCTATTCCGAGGACAGCAAGCTGCCGTCCGAGTTCGACGTGACGCGCTTCGTGAAACCCGGCGCGAACACCGTAGCGATCCAGATTTTCCGCTGGTCGGACGGCAGCTACCTGGAGGACCAGGATTTCTGGCGCGTCTCCGGCATCGAGCGCGAAGTCTATATGATGGCCGCACCGAAGACGCGCGTTCGTGACTTCTTCGTCCACGCCGGGCTCGATGCGGCGTATCGCGACGGCAAGCTCGGCGTCGACGTGACGGTGGCGTCGGGTGCGGCGGTCAACGCGCGCTACGTGCTCATGGACGGCGCCCGCATCGTCGCGCAGGGCCGGACCGCCGTGGCCGCGTCGCAATCCGAGCGCAAGGTGACGCTCGCCGCGACCGTGCCGGGGGTAAAGCCATGGAGCGCCGAGACGCCCAACCTCTACATGCTGCTGGTCGAGCTTTACGACGCCAGGGGTGCGATCATCCAGTCGACCTACCAACGCATCGGCTTTCGCACCGTTGAGATGAAGAACGGGTTGGTCAGCGTGAATGGCAAGCCGATCACGATCCGCGGCGTCAACCGCCACGAACACGATCCCGAGACGTTCCACGTCGTCAGCCACGAGTCGATGGAGCGCGACATCGTCTTGATGAAGCGCAACAACATCAACGCGCTGCGTACCTCGCATTACCCCAACGATCCGTATCTCTACGAACTCGCCGACCGTTACGGCCTGTACGTGATGGACGAGGCGAACATCGAGAGCCACGCCTACATGGAAATGGGGAACAACTTCCCCGACCATCGCAGCGTCTACCAGCTCGGCTTCGATCCCGCGTGGAAGTCGGCGCATGTCGATCGGGTCCTCAACATGGTCGAACGCGACAAGAACCATCCGTCGGTGATCTTCTGGTCGCTCGGCAACGAAGCCGGCATCGGCCCGAACTTCGCCGCCGCCGGCACCGCAGCGAAGGAGCGCGATCCCGGCCGTCTCATCAGCTATCTCGGCTGGGGCACCTATGAAGGCGTGCAGCAGCACCGCACGAACTGGTTCGCGGACATCTACGCGCCGATGTACGACCCGGTCACCAAGATGATCGATTACGCGACCAACTGGAATTACAAACAGCCGATGATCCAGTGCGAATATGCCCACATGATGGGCAATTCGGGTGGCAACATGAAGGAATATTGGGACACGATCTACGCTCATCCCGACAAGTTGCAGGGCGGGTTCGCATGGGACTGGGTCGATCAGGCGATGTACCGTTATACCAAGGACGGCCGTCGCTACTGGGGTGACGGCGGCGAATATGGCCCCAATCCGGGCGGCGAGATCGAGTTCGGCGACGGTATGCTTCAGGCGGACCGCACCCCGAACCCGCAATTGTACGAGGTGCGCAAGGTCTACGCCCCCGTGCAATTCACCGGCTATGACGCCGGCACCGGGCAGCTCACGATCGCCAACCACCACGATTTCCTCGGTGCGGACGCCTATGACTATAGCTGGGAGCTGCTCGAGAATGGCGTGCCCGTCGCGCGCGGCGCAATGCCCGCGCCCACCGTGGCAGCGCACCGGACGGCACAGGTCGCGCTCACGCCGAGCGGCTTCACCCGCCGCGCCGACGCCGAATATTATCTGACCGTCAGCTACCGCGCCAAGGCCAACGTCACGCCCGGCGTCGCCGCGGGCACGCTGGTCGGCTGGGAACAATTCGCGCTCGGCACCGCCCCGGCGCCGGTCGCGCTGGCCGATGCCGGCGCGGTGAAGCTCGACAATCGCGGCGGCACGATCCGCCTCGGCGCCGGCGACACCGAGTTGGTGATCGATCGCAGGACCGGGCTGGTCGAGCGCTACGCGAAGGGTGGACGCCTGCTGCTTTCCGGTGGCGCGCCGAACTTCACGCGCGCGCTGACCGACAATGATCTGGGCGTCGGCACCGAAAAGCGCGACCTGCCATGGCGACGTGCCAGCGCCGAGCGCGTCGTCGAGGGCATCGACACGCAGAAGCTGCCCGGCGGCGGTGCGGCAGTGACGGTTCGCTGGCTGACGGGTGGCAACGTCGCACGCTTCACCGCGCAATATCGGATGGCGGGTGACGGCAGCGTCGCGGTGACCGGCGACTTCCAGCCGCTCGACACCACCCTCGGCGATCCGCTCCGGATCGGCATGTCCTACGTCACGCCGCGCGATTACCGCACCGTGCAATGGTACGGCCGCGGCCCGCACGAAAGCTACAGCGATCGCAAGACCTCGGCACCGATCGGGCTGTGGCGCGGCGACATCGCCCGCCAGGACCACGACTACATCCGCCCGCAGGAAACCGGCAACAAGGTCGACGTGCGCTGGATGGAGCTGGTGCGCGGCACCGACGGCGGCTTGCGCGTCGCCGGCGAGCAGCCGCTGTCGATGAATGCGCTCGCCTTCCCCTATGCGGAGCTCGACCGCCGCACGCCGGGAACGCGCAAGAGCACCGACATCGTGCCGGGCGCGAATGGCAGCCTCCTGATCGATGCGGTGCAGTCGGGCGTTGGCGGCGATACGCAGTGGAGCGATTGGGGCCGTCCCCTCCCGGCCTATCGCATCAACGTCGCGCCGTTGCGCTACGGCTTCACGCTCTCGCCGGTCGGCGATGATGCGCACGGCGCCGGCGCGAAACCGGCGACCGCGACCGGCGAGGAATAA
- a CDS encoding sugar porter family MFS transporter, translating into MNITLLRGVLVGGLAGLLFGFDTAVIAGTTEGIRAAFALDAGGVGVTVSAALWGTLAGALLAGLPGDRYGARNALKGIALLYCVSGLGCLIAWNWPALIVFRVMAGLAVGASSVLAPVYLAEIAPAERRGWMVGTFQLNIVLGILVAYLSNAIVGSLAPGAGDWQVKLGVSALPALLLLALMFTIPDSPRWLAAKGREAEAEDVLLRLGVADPRADLDSYARAAAAVAVGSAPRLSWTRHRKPILLAFAIASFNQLSGINAILYYLNDIFAAAGYDAVSADRQAVTIGLCNFVFTALALTVIDRLGRRTLLLIGSVGLTLALAGTAAVFLSGQGQQYLLALLIAFIAFFAFSQGAVIWVYISEIFPTDVRARGQALGSSTHWAMDAVIAMAFPVVAAHTRGLPFVLFAAMMAVQFVVVLLFFPETKRRSLEAIGADA; encoded by the coding sequence TTGAACATCACCTTGCTGCGCGGCGTGCTCGTCGGCGGGCTGGCCGGCCTGCTCTTCGGTTTCGATACTGCGGTGATCGCCGGTACGACCGAGGGAATACGCGCGGCGTTCGCGCTGGATGCCGGGGGCGTCGGGGTGACGGTGTCGGCGGCGCTGTGGGGCACGCTGGCGGGCGCGTTGCTGGCGGGCTTGCCGGGCGACCGCTATGGCGCGCGCAATGCGCTGAAGGGCATCGCGCTGCTTTATTGCGTGTCGGGGCTGGGCTGCCTGATCGCGTGGAACTGGCCCGCGTTGATCGTGTTCCGCGTGATGGCCGGGTTGGCGGTGGGCGCCTCGTCGGTACTGGCGCCGGTCTATCTCGCGGAGATCGCGCCGGCCGAACGCCGCGGGTGGATGGTCGGCACGTTCCAGCTGAACATCGTGCTCGGCATCCTGGTCGCCTATCTCAGCAACGCGATCGTCGGCAGCCTGGCGCCGGGCGCGGGCGACTGGCAGGTGAAGCTGGGCGTGAGCGCGTTGCCGGCGCTGCTGCTGCTGGCACTGATGTTCACGATCCCGGACAGCCCGCGCTGGCTGGCCGCGAAGGGGCGCGAGGCGGAGGCCGAGGACGTGCTGCTGCGGCTGGGCGTTGCCGACCCGCGCGCCGACCTGGACAGCTATGCGCGCGCCGCGGCGGCGGTGGCGGTGGGCAGCGCGCCGCGGCTGTCGTGGACACGGCATCGCAAGCCGATTTTGCTCGCCTTCGCGATCGCGTCGTTCAACCAGCTCTCCGGGATCAACGCGATCCTCTACTATCTCAACGATATCTTCGCGGCGGCGGGGTATGACGCCGTATCGGCAGACCGCCAGGCCGTGACGATCGGATTGTGCAATTTCGTTTTCACCGCGCTGGCGCTGACGGTGATCGACCGGCTGGGGCGGCGCACGTTGCTGCTGATCGGGTCGGTGGGGCTGACGCTGGCCTTGGCCGGCACCGCGGCGGTGTTCCTGAGCGGTCAGGGACAGCAATATCTGCTCGCCTTGCTGATCGCGTTCATCGCCTTCTTCGCGTTCAGCCAGGGCGCGGTGATCTGGGTGTACATCAGCGAGATCTTTCCCACCGACGTGCGCGCGCGCGGGCAGGCGCTGGGTTCGTCGACGCACTGGGCGATGGACGCGGTGATCGCGATGGCCTTCCCGGTCGTCGCGGCACACACGCGCGGGCTGCCCTTCGTGTTGTTCGCGGCGATGATGGCGGTGCAGTTCGTGGTCGTGCTGCTGTTCTTTCCCGAGACCAAGCGCCGTTCGCTCGAGGCGATCGGCGCGGACGCCTGA
- a CDS encoding YbaN family protein, producing the protein MLPADPPRQTRLRAAARLGWLALGFVCVALGIIGALLPLMPTTIFLILAAGCFARSSPRLEAWLLDHPRFGPTLRAWRRDRAIPRRAKLLACTGITAGYAIFLATAAPHWPLALGVAAAMAACAGFIVTRPSPPEWSDG; encoded by the coding sequence ATGCTTCCCGCCGACCCGCCTCGCCAGACCCGCCTGCGGGCCGCCGCACGCCTCGGCTGGCTGGCGCTCGGCTTCGTCTGCGTCGCGCTCGGGATCATCGGTGCGCTGCTGCCGCTGATGCCGACGACGATCTTCCTGATCCTCGCCGCCGGTTGCTTCGCCCGCTCGTCGCCGCGGCTCGAGGCGTGGTTGCTCGATCACCCGCGCTTCGGGCCGACGTTGCGCGCGTGGCGCCGCGACCGCGCGATCCCGCGCCGCGCCAAGCTGCTCGCCTGCACCGGGATCACCGCGGGCTATGCGATCTTCCTCGCCACGGCCGCGCCGCATTGGCCGCTGGCGCTCGGCGTCGCCGCTGCAATGGCCGCGTGCGCCGGGTTCATCGTCACCCGCCCGTCGCCGCCCGAATGGTCGGACGGGTAA
- the rnc gene encoding ribonuclease III has protein sequence MGIGGEAQPDRARLLNVSDDVAAWVGEALGVHPDDPAPFVRALTHSSHAVGQAGGSYERLEFLGDRVLGLVMAEWLWEAFPDEPEGQLSRRFNALVTGAVCAEVARGIGATAYVRLGKQARDDGAQHGDNLLGDVMEALLGALYRTAGLEAARAAVRRLWADRIHADDSAPQHPKSALQEWAAANRRGVPAYSIVDRSGPGHAPRFTIRAAVGTDEVTAEGTSKQEAETAAARALLDILREQPATRRKRRR, from the coding sequence ATGGGCATCGGCGGCGAGGCTCAGCCGGATCGGGCACGGCTTCTGAACGTGAGCGACGACGTGGCGGCGTGGGTGGGCGAGGCGCTGGGCGTCCACCCCGACGATCCCGCGCCGTTCGTCCGCGCGCTGACCCATTCCAGCCACGCCGTCGGGCAGGCGGGGGGCAGCTACGAGCGGCTGGAATTCCTGGGCGACCGCGTGCTCGGGCTGGTGATGGCCGAGTGGCTCTGGGAAGCTTTCCCCGACGAGCCCGAGGGGCAATTGTCGCGACGTTTCAATGCGCTGGTCACCGGTGCGGTGTGTGCCGAGGTGGCGCGCGGGATCGGTGCCACCGCGTACGTGCGGCTCGGCAAGCAGGCGCGCGACGACGGGGCGCAGCATGGCGACAATCTGCTCGGCGACGTGATGGAGGCGCTGCTCGGCGCGCTATACCGGACGGCGGGGCTGGAGGCGGCGCGTGCGGCGGTACGGCGGCTGTGGGCGGATCGCATCCACGCCGACGACAGCGCGCCGCAGCATCCTAAATCCGCCTTGCAGGAATGGGCGGCGGCGAACCGGCGCGGCGTGCCCGCCTACAGCATCGTCGACCGCTCCGGCCCCGGCCACGCGCCGCGCTTCACGATCCGCGCGGCGGTCGGCACGGACGAGGTGACCGCGGAAGGGACGAGCAAGCAGGAGGCGGAGACCGCCGCGGCACGGGCGCTGCTCGACATATTGCGCGAACAGCCGGCAACGCGCCGCAAGCGGCGGCGCTGA
- a CDS encoding SDR family oxidoreductase: MKGKVALVTAAARGIGRATAERYAAEGARVIATDIDAGALAGLDGCEHHALDVTNAAQIDALVAAVGRIDVLANIAGIVHSGTILDLTDAEWDQAVAINMTGMIRTIRAVLPGMLAAGGGAIVNMSSIASSVKGIPNRFAYTATKAGVIGITKSVAADFVGQGVRCNAICPGTVDTPSLQQRLRETGDYEAAQAAFVARQPMGRLGVAEEIAALATYLGSDEAGFTTGAVHVIDGGWVN; encoded by the coding sequence ATGAAGGGCAAGGTGGCGCTGGTCACCGCGGCGGCCCGCGGGATCGGTCGTGCGACCGCCGAACGCTATGCCGCGGAAGGCGCGCGCGTTATCGCGACCGACATCGACGCGGGCGCACTGGCGGGGCTGGACGGATGCGAGCATCATGCGCTGGACGTGACGAACGCCGCGCAGATCGACGCGCTGGTCGCCGCGGTGGGCCGCATCGACGTGCTGGCGAACATCGCGGGCATCGTCCACTCGGGGACGATCCTCGACCTGACCGATGCCGAATGGGACCAGGCAGTCGCGATCAACATGACCGGCATGATCCGCACGATCCGCGCGGTGCTGCCCGGGATGCTGGCGGCGGGCGGCGGCGCCATCGTGAACATGTCGTCGATCGCGAGTTCGGTGAAGGGCATACCCAACCGCTTCGCCTATACCGCGACCAAGGCCGGCGTGATCGGGATCACCAAGTCGGTGGCGGCGGATTTCGTCGGGCAGGGCGTGCGTTGCAACGCGATCTGCCCCGGCACTGTCGATACGCCGTCGCTGCAGCAGCGTCTGCGCGAGACCGGCGACTATGAGGCGGCACAGGCGGCGTTCGTCGCGCGGCAGCCGATGGGGCGGCTGGGCGTGGCGGAAGAGATTGCGGCGTTGGCGACCTATCTGGGCAGCGACGAGGCGGGATTCACGACCGGCGCGGTGCACGTCATCGACGGCGGTTGGGTCAATTGA
- a CDS encoding alpha/beta fold hydrolase yields the protein MIPSWQPAPESGMTVRRVEANGLSFEVVEAGAGDHLALCLHGYPELAFSWRHQIPVLAAMGYRVWAPNQRGYGATSKPTAIEDYRIDRLTADVVALFEASGAKRLTLIGHDWGGVVGWSFAIHRLRPLERLVVMNMPHPRCFARALRQWPQQRRSWYLGAFQAPELPERMLGRNDAAGLRGTFHRRAVDPSKFPDEVLDVYAASALRPGALTAMLNWYRAIPLNPPPRALPNEGCVDLPTLIVWGEADSALGPETLDGTEQFVPELTIRRLPGVSHWVQQEAAADVNAILSDWLPGGCAAAS from the coding sequence ATGATCCCCAGCTGGCAGCCCGCCCCCGAAAGCGGGATGACGGTTCGTCGGGTGGAGGCGAACGGCCTGTCCTTCGAAGTCGTCGAGGCGGGCGCGGGCGATCACCTGGCGTTGTGCCTGCACGGTTATCCCGAACTCGCCTTCAGCTGGCGGCACCAGATCCCGGTGCTGGCGGCGATGGGCTATCGCGTATGGGCACCCAACCAGCGCGGTTATGGCGCGACGTCGAAGCCGACTGCGATCGAGGATTACCGGATCGACCGGCTGACCGCGGACGTGGTGGCATTGTTCGAGGCGAGCGGGGCGAAACGGCTGACGCTGATCGGGCATGACTGGGGCGGCGTGGTCGGGTGGTCGTTCGCGATCCATCGCCTGCGCCCGCTCGAGCGGCTGGTGGTGATGAACATGCCGCATCCACGCTGCTTCGCGCGCGCGCTGCGGCAATGGCCGCAGCAACGGCGCAGCTGGTATCTCGGTGCATTCCAGGCGCCGGAGCTGCCCGAGCGGATGCTGGGGCGCAACGACGCGGCCGGCCTGCGCGGGACGTTCCATCGCCGCGCCGTCGATCCGTCCAAGTTCCCGGACGAGGTGCTGGACGTCTATGCCGCGTCGGCGCTGCGGCCCGGCGCGCTTACCGCGATGCTCAACTGGTACCGCGCGATCCCGCTCAACCCGCCGCCGCGCGCGTTGCCGAACGAAGGATGCGTCGACTTGCCGACGTTGATCGTGTGGGGCGAGGCGGACAGCGCGCTGGGTCCGGAGACGCTGGACGGCACCGAGCAGTTCGTCCCCGAGCTGACGATCCGCCGCCTTCCGGGCGTGTCGCACTGGGTGCAGCAGGAAGCCGCCGCGGATGTGAACGCGATTTTGTCCGACTGGCTGCCGGGCGGGTGTGCGGCCGCTTCCTGA
- a CDS encoding UxaA family hydrolase: MIQAWQRADGRKGIRNTVAVAYLVECAHHVARKIVDKADDADVHLIGFPGCYPNAYAARVMEAVATHPNVGGVVIVSLGCESFDRERLQQVIRDSGRPVELYVIQQTGGTAATIGAGLEAVARVKAQIAEVPRVPMRVDELIVGTICGGSDGTSGITANPAVGRAFDRLVADGATCIFEETGELVGCEGIMADRALTPELGEEIVACVRKAEEYYTIMGFGSFAPGNAEGGLTTQEEKSMGAYSKSGSSLISGIIKPGDVPPAGGLYLLDVVPDGEPRFGFPNISDNAEIVEMIACGCHLTLFTTGRGSVVGSAIAPVIKICANPETARRLAADMDINAGRILEGAATLDEVGSEIVDAIMAVAGGQPSVSEALGHREFILTYKAFDPVGPACLPVAARSR; the protein is encoded by the coding sequence ATGATCCAGGCATGGCAGCGCGCCGACGGGCGCAAGGGCATCCGCAACACCGTCGCGGTCGCCTATCTGGTCGAATGCGCGCATCACGTCGCGCGCAAGATCGTCGACAAGGCCGACGACGCCGACGTGCATCTGATCGGCTTTCCCGGCTGCTACCCCAATGCCTATGCGGCGCGGGTGATGGAGGCAGTGGCGACGCACCCGAATGTCGGCGGCGTCGTGATCGTGTCGCTGGGCTGCGAGAGCTTCGACCGCGAGCGGTTGCAACAGGTGATCCGCGACAGCGGGCGTCCCGTCGAGCTCTATGTGATCCAGCAGACGGGCGGCACTGCGGCGACGATCGGCGCCGGCCTCGAGGCGGTCGCGCGGGTCAAGGCGCAGATCGCCGAGGTGCCGCGGGTGCCGATGCGGGTCGACGAACTGATTGTCGGCACGATCTGCGGCGGATCGGACGGGACCAGCGGGATCACCGCGAACCCGGCCGTCGGGCGGGCATTCGACCGGCTGGTCGCGGACGGCGCGACCTGCATCTTCGAGGAGACCGGCGAACTGGTCGGGTGCGAGGGCATCATGGCCGACCGCGCGCTGACCCCGGAACTGGGCGAGGAGATCGTCGCCTGCGTGCGCAAGGCCGAGGAATATTACACGATCATGGGTTTCGGCAGCTTCGCGCCCGGCAATGCCGAAGGCGGGCTGACGACGCAGGAAGAGAAGTCGATGGGGGCGTATTCCAAATCGGGATCGTCGCTGATCAGCGGGATCATCAAGCCCGGCGACGTGCCGCCGGCCGGCGGCCTCTACCTGCTGGACGTGGTACCCGACGGCGAGCCGCGCTTCGGCTTCCCCAATATCTCCGACAATGCCGAGATCGTCGAGATGATCGCGTGCGGGTGTCACCTGACGCTGTTCACGACCGGGCGCGGATCGGTGGTGGGCTCGGCGATCGCGCCGGTCATCAAGATCTGCGCCAATCCCGAGACGGCGCGGCGACTGGCGGCGGATATGGACATCAACGCCGGCCGCATCCTGGAGGGCGCGGCGACGCTGGACGAGGTCGGCAGCGAGATCGTCGACGCGATCATGGCGGTTGCGGGCGGGCAGCCCAGCGTCTCGGAAGCGCTGGGCCACCGCGAATTCATTCTGACCTACAAGGCGTTCGATCCGGTCGGTCCGGCGTGCTTGCCGGTCGCTGCACGTAGTCGTTGA
- a CDS encoding HNH endonuclease translates to MVGRVRRKAGLVAAAALAGQRAAVPAVCALCRRPLGTRVEWHHVVPRSEGGTDTVPLHPICHRAIHAAADNGTLARAGTLDAIRDLPALARFLRWIADKPPDFHAPTRRAHDPA, encoded by the coding sequence ATGGTCGGACGGGTAAGGCGCAAGGCAGGGCTGGTCGCCGCGGCCGCGCTCGCCGGGCAGCGCGCCGCAGTCCCGGCCGTCTGCGCCTTGTGCAGGCGCCCGCTCGGCACACGCGTCGAATGGCACCACGTCGTTCCGCGCAGCGAGGGCGGAACCGATACCGTCCCGCTCCACCCGATCTGCCACCGCGCGATCCATGCCGCCGCCGACAATGGCACGCTCGCGCGGGCGGGAACCCTCGACGCGATCCGCGACCTCCCGGCGCTGGCGCGTTTCCTGCGGTGGATTGCCGACAAGCCGCCCGACTTCCACGCCCCGACCCGCCGGGCCCACGATCCCGCCTAG